The DNA window TTTTTTATTCAGCTGCGAGACAAAGCTGAGCTTGAACATCCTCCCTTCCTTCGAAAGCATCCTCGCCAGGATAGCAGCAGAGCTTATCCCGTCTGCATCAAAATGCGCTATTACCCTTGCCATCCCCTCCCTGCTGTATTCGCAGAACTCTTCAGCAGCTTTCCCTACCCCTTTAATAAACTCTTCATATCCCAATTTTCAATTCCCCCGAAAAGCAGTATCAGTTAATAAAAAAAATCACTCCCCGAATCTCCTTTCTCTCCTGTTAAAGTCATCTATCGCATCTTTAATGTCTTTTTTGGTGAATTCAGGCCATAACTTATCAGTAAAATGCCATTCAGAATAATAGCCCTGCCATATAAGGAAATTGCTCACCCTTTTCTCACCGCCGGGCCTTATTATCAGTTCAGGCTCATCTTCTATATAGAGGTTTGAGGTGATAGTCTGCTCATCAACGCTCTCAACATCAATTTTTCCCTCCTTCACCATTCTGCATATTTTCCTGACAGCATCAACAATCTCAGCTCTTCCGCCATACCCCATTGCGAAATTCAAAACTAAGCCCTTATTGTCCTTTGTCTTTTCCATGAGCCTTTTCATGTTTTCAGTTATGTCAGAAGGAAACATTCCTATCCTGCCCGCAAACCTAATCTTTATGCCGTTTTTCCTGAATTTCTCCTCTTTCTCCAGTCTTTTCATATGCCGCCTGAAAAGCTTGAAAATCTCCGCTTTCTCTTTCTCAGGCCTTTTAAAGTTCTCAACAGAAAAGGAATAAAGGGTCAGCTCCCTCACCTTTAGCTCAGCGCACCAGTCAAGCAGCCTCATCACTTTCTTTGCCCCGTAGCTGTGCCCCCTCCACTCCGCCATTTTCTTCTTTTTGGCAAACCTTCTGTTTCCGTCCAGTATTATTCCGATATGCAAGCCTTCCCCCATAGTACACCACCTTAAGCAGAAATTTATATACTTTGTGATTTGGTTTCTCCTAAAAATACTGCTTAACTGGTTTAAACAAAATTTTTAGGCTTGAGAAATAGGAAAAAGCCTAGTATTACTATAATCTCGCGGTGATTTATGGTGATTTATTTATTATATTTGCCTCCTTTGTTGTTATTTTTTGCCCGGAATAAAATATATTGGACATTTAAAATAACGTGATGGTACAGAACTAAATCAAAACCATTAAATAATTAAAATAAAAAATACCTTTGGGTGATAGGTTGAATCCGCAAGCATTATTTAGTTCACAGTCGTCCTTTATCTTGCTGGGAGCTGCTGGCTTTGTTTTTATTGTCCTGCTGCTCTTCCTTATTCATAAAATTTGGCAAAGGCGCGCACCAGGCCAGCCAGCAAGTAACTTTCTCCATGAAAGAACAAGAAAGCAGCCTGAGCATAGCATGTTCAATGCTTCCATCCCAAATTACCCCAATCACCGGTTCTCTGGAAGGCCTGCAATCGCCGCAAAGCCAAAACCAAAAACCCTTAGCACAAAGCAATACCATATAAAGAAGCTGCACAGGCTTTCAAAAAAAGGCACACGGAAATACATGGCAGATTTAAAAAATAAGCAGGATAGGCATCACGCTGAGCAGCCTGATATGCCCAATTCTTTGCCTTCCCATGCAGACAGGCGCTCAAGGATATTTAACAGGCTTCGTGATTTATAGCCTCTATAGCTTCTGAAAATACCCGATAAAAATCT is part of the Candidatus Woesearchaeota archaeon genome and encodes:
- the uppS gene encoding di-trans,poly-cis-decaprenylcistransferase: MGEGLHIGIILDGNRRFAKKKKMAEWRGHSYGAKKVMRLLDWCAELKVRELTLYSFSVENFKRPEKEKAEIFKLFRRHMKRLEKEEKFRKNGIKIRFAGRIGMFPSDITENMKRLMEKTKDNKGLVLNFAMGYGGRAEIVDAVRKICRMVKEGKIDVESVDEQTITSNLYIEDEPELIIRPGGEKRVSNFLIWQGYYSEWHFTDKLWPEFTKKDIKDAIDDFNRRERRFGE